A genomic segment from Ptychodera flava strain L36383 chromosome 23 unlocalized genomic scaffold, AS_Pfla_20210202 Scaffold_23__1_contigs__length_28996876_pilon, whole genome shotgun sequence encodes:
- the LOC139123865 gene encoding death-associated protein kinase 1-like: MANQREVSILYWHAYVEQVKTIDPLVEEDFLRTATSYLDNIGELLFVKVPSGDDIIVLNIQWLCSRVFGPMLATDIFIQYNKKLRKNQKFYSRSDINEVFNDFADTELLLNLLKIFELVFEVDRSPPVPDGDVQFIAPALLVENMPESQWRMDPSKQIYFGRRIQCRDETDSFSPGFFPRLQTRLYNHFRDLGQTPSEIWKNGIKVCHVVECLVYMIRGWRAIYICVRAKDEMNIRDCQKLLELVICCPGSDIESHVLSAHSLRTHIDAEKVKFYPMQTILEAEMKGVNVYDEERGDEEATTDLLCAGYDTTLLRSHGYKCDVKWMMNDTLKEFSIIMDVKRDMAGDYRVMADLMGFAHTEVQGWEGKSMSMTKHILSEWSKRWEERKRNGGSPTEGDIMYESTFSNLMKILNDDSCRVEVAENEIVEMFRQLRVSNRGPQYYRMGMS, from the exons ATGGCAAATCAGCGAGAAGTTTCCATACTGTATTGGCATGCCTATGTAGAACAAGTGAAGACAATAGATCCCCTGGTGGAGGAAGATTTCCTGAGAACGGCTACATCTTATCTTGACAACATCGGAGAG CTTCTCTTTGTCAAAGTTCCAAGCGGGGACGATATAATTGTCCTCAATATTCAGTGGCTGTGCTCAAGAGTTTTCGGACCAATGCTAGCCACTGACATTTTCATTCAATACAACAAGAAGTTACGGAAGAATCAGAAATTTTACAGTCGCAGTGACATCAACGAGGTGTTCAATGACTTTGCCGATACTGAATTACTTCTTAACCTATTGAAAATATTCGAGCTCGTCTTTGAAGTCGACCGAAGTCCACCAGTACCTGATGGCGATGTGCAGTTTATCGCACCAGCGTTGTTGGTTGAGAACATGCCAGAATCACAGTGGAGAATGGATCCATCAAAACAAATCTACTTCGGTCGAAGAATTCAATGTCGAGATGAGACAGATAGCTTCTCACCTGGATTTTTTCCACGACTGCAGACTAGACTGTACAATCATTTTCGTGACCTAGGTCAGACTCCTAGTGAAATATGGAAGAATGGTATCAAAGTTTGCCATGTGGTTGAATGTTTGGTGTACATGATCAGGGGTTGGAGAGCCATATACATCTGCGTCAGGGCAAAGGATGAAATGAACATCAGGgattgtcaaaagttacttgAATTGGTAATCTGCTGCCCCGGTAGTGATATCGAGAGCCACGTCCTCAGCGCACATTCATTGAGGACCCATATTGATGCAGAAAAGGTTAAATTCTACCCAATGCAGACGATTCTGGAAGCAGAGATGAAAGGTGTCAATGTCTATGACGAAGAACGCGGCGATGAAGAGGCAACTACTGACTTACTTTGCGCCGGATATGATACCACACTGCTTCGTAGCCATGGATATAAATGTGACGTCAAGTGGATGATGAACGACACATTAAAGGAATTCTCCATAATAATGGATGTAAAGAGAGATATGGCTGGTGACTACAGGGTAATGGCAGATCTAATGGGTTTTGCACATACCGAAGTACAAGGATGGGAAGGCAAATCTATGTCAATGACAAAGCATATTTTATCAGAATGGTCGAAACGATGGGAAGAGCGAAAGAGAAATGGAGGATCACCAACTGAGGGCGACATAATGTATGAGAGTACTTTCagcaatttgatgaaaatccTGAATGATGACAGTTGCCGTGTAGAAGTAGCTGAAAATGAAATAGTTGAAATGTTTCGGCAGCTTAGAGTTTCAAACAGGGGACCACAGTATTACAGAATGGGCATGTCGTGA